Proteins encoded by one window of Cervus canadensis isolate Bull #8, Minnesota chromosome 18, ASM1932006v1, whole genome shotgun sequence:
- the ZNF567 gene encoding zinc finger protein 567, with translation MAQGSVSFKDVTVDFSQEEWQHLDPAQKTLYMDVMLENYCHLISVGCHMTKPDVILKLERGEEPWTSFKGHTCLEENWKAEDLLLKFKEQQDKYSRSVILINHKKLVNENGSTCEKTFTLSKNPINSKKLPPEYDTHEKIFKNVSELIISNLSPTRRLSECNGYGKSLLNTKPETAHSGVKSHNQRGRTISHNEMITQYHKMETPAQSFEYNDCEKAFLKRGGPITHSRTYRRGNTSDYNKRRRTANIEKKHTCTECGKSFCRKSVLILHQGIHTEEKPYQCHQCGNSFRRKSYLIDHQRTHTGEKPFVCNECGKSFRLKTALTDHQRTHTGEKSYECPQCRNAFRLKSHLIRHQRTHTGEKPYECSDCGKSFRQKTTLSLHQRIHTGEKPYICKECGKSFHQKANLTVHQRTHTGEKPYICNECGKSFSQKTTLALHEKTHNEEKPYICNECGKSFRQKTTLVAHQRTHTGEKSYECPHCGKAFRMKSYLIDHHRTHTGEKPYECNECGKSFSQKTNLNLHQRIHTGEKPYICNECGKSFRQKATLTVHQKIHTGQKSYECPQCGKAFSRKSYLIHHQRTHTGEKPYKCNECGKCFRQKTNLIVHQRTHTGEKPYMCNECGKSFSYKRNLIVHQRTHKGENMEMQ, from the exons GGATCAGTGTCATTCAAAGACGTGACTGTGGACTTCAGTCAGGAGGAGTGGCAGCACCTGGATCCTGCTCAGAAGACACTCTACATGGATGTAATGTTGGAAAACTATTGCCATCTCATTTCTGTGG GGTGTCACATGACCAAGCCTGATGTGATCCTCAAATTGGAACGAGGAGAAGAACCGTGGACATCATTTAAAGGTCATACCTGCTTAG aagaaaactggaaagccGAAGACTTATTATTGAAATTCAAGGAACAGCAAGATAAGTATTCTAGATCAGTTATATTAATCAACCACAAAAAGCTGGTTAACGAGAACGGTAGTACATGTGAAAAGACATTTACTTTAAGTAAAAACCCTATTAATTCAAAAAAGCTACCTCCTGAATATGACACtcatgaaaagatttttaaaaatgtttcagaattAATCATCAGTAATCTAAGTCCTACAAGGAGACTTAGTGAGTGTAATGGGTATGGGAAATCACTCCTCAATACTAAACCAGAGACAGCTCACTCTGGAGTCAAATCTCATAATCAACGTGGGAGGACCATCAGTCATAATGAAATGATCACGCAGTATCATAAGATGGAAACTCCAGCACAGTCATTTGAATATAATGACTGTGAGAAAGCCTTTCTTAAAAGAGGAGGCCCAATTACACATAGTAGAACTTATAGAAGGGGAAACACATCTGATtataataaaagaagaagaacagCCAATATTGAAAAAAAGCATACATGCACTGAATGTGGGAAGTCCTTTTGCAGGAAATCAGTATTGATTCTGCATCAGGGAATTCACACAGAAGAAAAACCCTATCAGTGTCATCAGTGTGGAAATTCATTTAGGAGGAAATCCTATCTCATTGATCATCAGAGaactcacacaggagagaaacccttTGTTTGTAATGAATGTGGTAAATCTTTCCGCCTAAAGACAGCCCTCACTGATCATCAGCGAACACATACAGGGGAGAAATCATATGAATGTCCACAATGTAGGAATGCCTTTAGATTGAAATCACACCTCATTCGTCATCAGAGaactcacacaggagagaaaccatatgAGTGTAGTGACTGTGGGAAGTCTTTCCGCCAGAAGACAACACTCTCCctacatcagagaattcatacaggaGAAAAACCCTATATTtgtaaagaatgtggaaagtCCTTTCATCAGAAGGCAAACCTTACTGTACATCAAAGAACTCATACAGGGGAAAAACCCTATATttgtaatgaatgtgggaaatccTTCTCCCAGAAGACAACCCTTGCTCTTCATGAGAAGACTCATAATGAAGAGAAACCTTATATTtgtaatgaatgtggaaaatCCTTCCGCCAGAAGACAACCCTCGTGGCACATCAGAGAACACATACAGGGGAAAAATCCTATGAATGTCCTCACTGTGGGAAGGCTTTTAGAATGAAGTCATACCTCATTGATCATCACAGaactcacacaggagagaaaccatatgaatgtaatgaatgtggaaaatccttcagtCAGAAGACAAATCTCAATTTACATCAGAGAatccacacaggagagaaaccttatatTTGTAATGAATGTGGGAAGTCTTTTCGCCAGAAAGCAACCCTCACTGTACATCAGAAAATACATACAGGGCAGAAATCCTATGAATGCCCTcagtgtgggaaagcctttagCAGGAAATCATATCTCATTCATCATCAAAGAActcatacaggagagaaaccataCAAGTGTAATGAATGTGGGAAGTGCTTCCGCCAGAAGACAAATCTCATTGTACATCAGAGAACTCACACAGGGGAGAAACCTTATATGTGTAATGAATGTGGTAAGTCTTTCAGTTATAAGAGAAATCTTATTGTCCATCAGAGAACTCACAAGGGAGAAAACATGGAAATGCAGTAA